In Thermosynechococcus sichuanensis E542, a single genomic region encodes these proteins:
- a CDS encoding indolepyruvate ferredoxin oxidoreductase subunit alpha, whose amino-acid sequence MAHTIVTNTCEGVADCVEACPVACIHPGPGKNAKGTDWYWIDFATCIDCGICLQVCPVEGAIVPEERPDLQATPA is encoded by the coding sequence GTGGCGCACACCATTGTCACGAATACCTGCGAAGGGGTTGCCGATTGTGTAGAGGCCTGCCCAGTGGCCTGTATTCATCCGGGGCCGGGCAAAAATGCCAAGGGCACCGATTGGTACTGGATTGATTTTGCCACCTGTATTGACTGCGGCATTTGTTTGCAAGTGTGTCCTGTGGAGGGGGCGATCGTCCCTGAAGAACGGCCTGATCTGCAAGCAACACCGGCATGA
- the nagA gene encoding N-acetylglucosamine-6-phosphate deacetylase, whose protein sequence is MMAVQWLDRVRLLGSDRWQQIQLTNGKVTAIGTDLIPPDYSEVLDFGGDYLSLGGVDLQINGALGMPFPWLKTTEPLPEIGRYLWQQGIDAYAPTIVTAPLAAIHTALRVIHEYAPNGQEPEAKILGVHLEGPFLNPQKRGAHPRSHLQPLSLERVQTVLGEFSDAVQILTLAPELDDSGEVLPYLRQLGITVSLGHSLATVEEAQAAFDAGATMITHAFNAMPPLHHREPGLLAAALTDQRVWCGVIGDGVHVHPQMLKVLWQCAGDRLFLVSDALAPLGLGDGIYPWDQRHIAVKNGTARLEDGTLCGTTVPLLAMVGRLVDWGVCDFEAALALATLNPRRAIGLTTALLGQPVSHLLRWRSPHHYERLVNDLDATLLSHDRENHEDGINR, encoded by the coding sequence ATGATGGCAGTGCAGTGGCTGGATCGCGTGCGGCTTTTGGGGAGCGATCGCTGGCAACAGATACAACTCACGAATGGCAAAGTGACGGCGATCGGCACCGACCTGATTCCCCCCGATTACTCTGAGGTACTGGACTTCGGCGGCGATTATCTCTCCCTTGGGGGCGTTGATCTGCAAATTAACGGTGCCTTGGGCATGCCCTTTCCTTGGCTAAAAACAACTGAGCCGTTGCCAGAAATTGGCCGCTATCTTTGGCAACAGGGGATTGATGCCTACGCCCCGACAATTGTGACTGCGCCCCTCGCTGCAATTCACACTGCCTTGAGGGTGATCCACGAATACGCCCCCAATGGACAAGAGCCTGAGGCCAAGATTTTGGGTGTGCATTTGGAGGGGCCATTTCTCAATCCCCAGAAACGCGGTGCCCATCCTCGGTCTCATCTTCAGCCCTTGAGCCTAGAAAGGGTGCAAACCGTTCTCGGGGAGTTTAGTGATGCCGTTCAGATTCTCACCCTCGCTCCAGAATTAGATGACAGTGGTGAAGTGCTGCCCTATCTGCGGCAGTTGGGGATCACCGTGAGTTTGGGTCACTCTTTGGCCACCGTGGAGGAAGCGCAGGCAGCTTTTGATGCCGGTGCCACAATGATTACCCATGCCTTTAATGCCATGCCGCCTCTGCATCATCGCGAGCCGGGGTTGTTGGCGGCGGCCTTGACGGATCAGCGGGTCTGGTGCGGTGTGATTGGTGATGGGGTTCATGTTCATCCCCAAATGCTGAAGGTCTTGTGGCAGTGTGCGGGCGATCGCCTGTTTTTGGTCAGTGATGCCTTAGCACCCCTTGGCTTGGGGGATGGCATTTATCCATGGGATCAACGGCACATTGCAGTGAAAAATGGCACCGCACGCCTTGAGGATGGGACTCTCTGTGGCACAACCGTTCCCCTCTTGGCCATGGTGGGGCGCTTGGTGGATTGGGGGGTGTGTGATTTTGAAGCGGCTCTTGCCTTGGCAACACTAAACCCTCGCCGTGCCATTGGTTTGACGACGGCGTTACTCGGGCAACCAGTGAGTCATCTCCTGCGCTGGCGATCGCCCCACCATTACGAGCGCTTGGTCAATGATCTAGATGCCACCTTGCTCAGCCACGATCGCGAGAATCATGAGGATGGCATAAATCGCTGA
- a CDS encoding CD225/dispanin family protein — translation MNPSNENIPNYMVPAILSTICCCLPFGIVAIIFAAQVNSRLAAGDRAGALDASNKAKLFTLIAFILGFLGSAIYAILMILAIVAEQGGI, via the coding sequence ATGAACCCTTCAAATGAAAATATTCCCAATTATATGGTTCCAGCGATTCTGTCCACGATTTGCTGCTGTTTGCCCTTCGGTATTGTCGCTATTATTTTTGCTGCCCAAGTTAATTCAAGGTTAGCGGCAGGCGATCGCGCTGGGGCATTGGATGCCTCGAATAAAGCAAAGCTATTCACATTGATTGCCTTTATCTTGGGATTTCTTGGCTCAGCGATTTATGCCATCCTCATGATTCTCGCGATCGTGGCTGAGCAAGGTGGCATCTAG
- a CDS encoding tetratricopeptide repeat protein: MLARFTLSLGLVLLSGSLATAQVVLPRTLELNAKEMEQNGFIVAQEALQLAQFQQFQDALVRAKLAVQLAPQAHEIWALLGGLYLTVNQPKDAVPALEQSLKLNDKNPGAYFNLGSAHFRLGQYGASVRAIEQGLALKPDATEEWFNLGNAYLKLGQKDRAIEQYRRSLRLDRRFWPAYTNIGLVLYEQGNIRQAAKNWEQAADIDPKASEPKLALATALLQLGNEARALQLAEEALRLDSRYGTVEFQRENLWGDRLVADTQVLLAKPPLRALMSQLQPEQSALPQP; encoded by the coding sequence ATGCTTGCCCGTTTCACCCTAAGTCTGGGTCTTGTTCTCCTGAGTGGCAGTCTGGCAACGGCACAAGTGGTGTTACCGCGCACCCTTGAACTCAATGCCAAGGAGATGGAGCAAAATGGCTTTATCGTGGCGCAAGAAGCCCTGCAACTGGCGCAGTTCCAGCAATTTCAAGATGCGTTGGTGCGGGCAAAACTGGCAGTGCAGTTGGCTCCTCAAGCCCACGAAATTTGGGCATTGCTGGGGGGACTCTACCTTACCGTCAATCAACCCAAGGATGCGGTGCCAGCCCTAGAGCAGTCTTTGAAACTCAATGATAAGAATCCCGGAGCTTATTTTAATTTAGGCTCTGCCCATTTTCGCTTGGGACAGTATGGAGCATCGGTGCGGGCGATCGAGCAGGGATTGGCACTGAAACCCGATGCCACCGAGGAATGGTTTAACCTTGGCAATGCCTATCTCAAGTTGGGACAAAAGGATCGGGCGATCGAACAGTATCGCCGCTCATTACGCTTGGATCGACGGTTTTGGCCAGCCTACACCAACATTGGTCTTGTGCTCTACGAACAGGGGAATATCCGCCAAGCAGCTAAAAACTGGGAACAGGCGGCAGACATTGACCCCAAGGCAAGTGAACCGAAACTGGCTCTAGCCACTGCCTTGCTGCAACTAGGGAATGAAGCAAGAGCACTACAACTAGCGGAGGAAGCCCTGCGCCTTGATAGCCGCTATGGCACGGTGGAGTTTCAACGGGAAAACCTCTGGGGCGATCGCTTGGTAGCAGATACGCAAGTCCTATTGGCCAAGCCCCCCCTGCGGGCACTGATGAGCCAACTCCAACCTGAGCAATCTGCCCTGCCTCAGCCCTAG
- a CDS encoding GNAT family N-acetyltransferase — MIEIRLAEITDLPKVAQLVALSFHPGGGWQALWRSFVQLGIEQDLRDRWQRERPHYHCWLAVLSTGRSTLCVGSVEVQLREIKGKPKPYLSNLAVHPDYRRRGIGRRLLHTVEASLCATYSDLYLHVLAQNEAAQQLYARCGFEVVEEGFTFWRERKLLLRKSLVGDRPYSPSAMSSWV, encoded by the coding sequence ATGATTGAAATTCGCCTAGCAGAGATTACCGACTTACCCAAGGTGGCTCAACTTGTGGCGCTGAGTTTTCATCCCGGTGGCGGTTGGCAAGCCCTTTGGCGCAGTTTTGTCCAGTTGGGGATTGAGCAGGATTTGCGCGATCGCTGGCAGCGTGAGCGTCCCCACTACCACTGTTGGCTAGCCGTCCTATCCACGGGTAGATCTACTTTATGTGTGGGAAGTGTTGAAGTACAGCTCCGCGAGATCAAGGGTAAACCAAAACCTTATCTTTCTAATTTGGCGGTTCACCCTGACTACCGGCGTCGAGGGATTGGCCGGCGGCTATTGCACACTGTTGAAGCCAGCCTTTGCGCCACCTATTCCGATCTCTATCTTCACGTCCTCGCGCAAAATGAAGCGGCGCAGCAGTTATATGCCCGCTGTGGCTTTGAAGTCGTTGAGGAAGGCTTTACGTTTTGGAGAGAACGCAAATTACTTCTGCGCAAGTCCCTAGTGGGCGATCGCCCCTATTCCCCTTCAGCCATGTCATCTTGGGTATGA
- the recA gene encoding recombinase RecA, with amino-acid sequence MSDTTLSPEKRKALELAVSQIERTFGKGSIMRLGDATRMKVETISSGALTLDLALGGGLPKGRIIEIYGPESSGKTTLALHAVAEVQKAGGVAAFVDAEHALDPTYAAALGVDIENLLVAQPDTGEAGLEIVDQLVRSTAVDIVVVDSVAALVPRAEIEGDMGDSHVGLQARLMSQALRKITGNIGKTGCTVIFLNQLRQKIGVTYGNPETTTGGTALKFYASVRLDIRRVQTLKKGTEEFGIRAKVKVAKNKVAPPFRIAEFDIIFGKGISNLGCILDMAEETGVMTRKGAWYSYNGENLAQGRDNTIKYMEENPAFAQEVEQQVRQKLDQGAAVSANRVTHTQDDMAEGE; translated from the coding sequence ATGAGTGACACCACCCTCTCTCCCGAAAAGCGCAAAGCCCTTGAGCTTGCCGTCTCCCAAATTGAGCGGACTTTTGGTAAGGGCAGCATCATGCGCCTTGGAGATGCCACCCGTATGAAGGTGGAGACCATTTCCAGTGGGGCACTTACCCTTGACCTGGCTTTGGGCGGTGGCCTGCCGAAGGGGCGGATCATTGAAATTTATGGCCCTGAAAGTTCAGGGAAAACCACCTTGGCGCTCCATGCCGTGGCCGAAGTGCAAAAAGCCGGTGGGGTAGCGGCCTTTGTCGATGCTGAACATGCCCTTGATCCCACCTATGCGGCTGCCCTCGGCGTGGACATTGAAAACCTACTGGTGGCTCAGCCAGATACTGGGGAAGCGGGTCTAGAAATCGTTGATCAACTGGTGCGCTCCACAGCCGTAGATATTGTGGTGGTGGACTCCGTTGCCGCGTTGGTGCCCCGCGCCGAAATTGAGGGGGACATGGGGGATAGCCACGTGGGGCTGCAAGCCCGCCTCATGAGCCAAGCCCTGCGCAAAATTACCGGCAATATTGGTAAAACGGGCTGCACCGTGATTTTCCTGAACCAATTGCGGCAAAAGATTGGCGTCACCTACGGTAACCCAGAAACAACAACGGGGGGAACCGCCCTCAAGTTCTATGCCTCAGTACGTTTGGATATTCGGCGGGTGCAAACCCTGAAAAAGGGAACGGAGGAATTTGGGATTCGCGCCAAAGTCAAGGTGGCCAAAAACAAGGTGGCACCGCCCTTTCGCATTGCCGAATTTGACATCATTTTTGGCAAGGGCATTTCCAATCTCGGCTGCATTCTCGATATGGCCGAAGAAACGGGTGTTATGACCCGCAAAGGGGCTTGGTATTCCTACAACGGCGAAAATCTTGCCCAAGGCCGTGACAACACAATTAAGTACATGGAAGAAAACCCTGCCTTTGCCCAAGAGGTGGAGCAGCAGGTACGGCAAAAGCTCGATCAAGGGGCAGCCGTCTCTGCCAATAGGGTGACTCATACCCAAGATGACATGGCTGAAGGGGAATAG
- a CDS encoding thioredoxin family protein — protein sequence MAANRCCKTAADCYHDPKTKRDNNVKGIQQFNIEGFQRQIRSAPVPVIVHFWAPWCGLCRLIDPLLDQLEQSLPQRLQILRINADENFALSRHFQLTSLPTLLFFDHGELVQRFDPALVKGDFRQALQQLLAHSFPSLSPVESRHS from the coding sequence ATGGCCGCAAATCGCTGCTGCAAAACCGCCGCTGACTGCTACCATGATCCCAAGACAAAACGAGATAACAACGTGAAGGGCATTCAGCAATTTAATATTGAAGGATTCCAGCGGCAAATTCGCAGTGCCCCCGTGCCTGTGATCGTGCATTTTTGGGCCCCTTGGTGTGGCCTCTGCCGCCTGATTGATCCCCTGCTGGATCAACTGGAGCAGTCACTGCCCCAACGGTTGCAAATTCTCAGGATCAATGCCGATGAGAATTTTGCTCTCAGTCGTCACTTTCAACTGACGAGCTTGCCAACCCTTCTTTTTTTTGATCATGGGGAATTGGTGCAGCGGTTTGACCCTGCTCTTGTGAAGGGGGACTTTCGTCAAGCGTTGCAGCAACTGCTTGCCCACTCGTTTCCTAGCTTGTCCCCTGTTGAATCACGCCACTCCTAA
- a CDS encoding DUF58 domain-containing protein, with protein sequence MRKLRRLNQFLEERWVTPAYAGLLLLGMNLFLFAAAINSMAGWLYVITGIIFGLLLVAAILPPRYLRGLVLERAKVEPVHAGDRLRLTVFLSNATQTPRHNLQVIDPVPRGLWSATQRESPQQAIERLPPQETITWQYDLIPPRRGIYEWQQLRLRTAAPLGLFWCQRSFRVPQQVVVYPQVLQLQQCPLLDQLGQEISQEWRDRRHHLHVAQEGITRALRPYRWGDPLRLVHWRTSARYGELRVREFDTFSGGNAVTVALDTRPHWREEDFEQAVIAAASLYLYSLQQQIPVQFWSPATGMLHGQPTVLRALAAIAPCDRSAEYPIDSLVWLTSQWPSPQPLPAGSVTVLWGEPPPRQQGAILWIDRDRPLGSQLQTAVSYPLP encoded by the coding sequence ATGAGGAAGCTGCGTCGCCTCAATCAGTTTTTAGAGGAACGCTGGGTGACCCCCGCCTATGCTGGACTGCTGCTGTTGGGGATGAATCTGTTTCTTTTTGCGGCAGCCATTAATTCGATGGCGGGTTGGCTGTACGTGATTACAGGGATCATTTTCGGTCTGCTTTTGGTGGCCGCGATTCTACCGCCGCGCTATTTGCGGGGATTGGTGCTGGAGCGAGCCAAGGTGGAGCCAGTTCATGCGGGCGATCGCCTACGCCTCACGGTCTTTCTCAGCAATGCCACCCAAACGCCTCGCCACAATTTGCAAGTGATTGACCCCGTTCCCCGTGGTCTCTGGTCAGCTACCCAGCGCGAATCTCCCCAACAGGCGATCGAGCGGCTGCCACCGCAGGAAACAATCACTTGGCAGTACGATCTCATCCCGCCGCGTCGGGGGATTTATGAGTGGCAACAACTTCGGTTACGCACTGCCGCCCCCTTGGGCCTCTTTTGGTGTCAGCGTTCATTTCGCGTACCGCAGCAGGTGGTGGTTTATCCACAGGTTCTGCAATTGCAACAGTGTCCTTTGCTGGATCAACTGGGGCAAGAGATCTCCCAAGAGTGGCGTGATCGCCGGCATCATCTTCACGTTGCTCAGGAAGGCATTACCCGCGCCTTACGTCCCTACCGCTGGGGAGACCCGTTGCGTTTGGTGCATTGGCGCACCAGCGCCCGGTATGGGGAACTGCGGGTACGCGAGTTTGACACCTTTAGTGGGGGCAATGCCGTGACTGTTGCCCTCGATACCCGTCCCCACTGGCGCGAGGAAGACTTTGAACAAGCGGTGATTGCGGCGGCCAGCCTCTACCTTTACAGTTTGCAACAGCAAATTCCCGTGCAGTTTTGGAGTCCGGCGACGGGGATGCTCCACGGTCAGCCAACGGTACTGCGGGCACTGGCGGCGATCGCCCCCTGCGACAGGTCTGCTGAGTATCCGATTGATTCCCTTGTCTGGCTTACCAGTCAATGGCCTAGCCCTCAACCTCTGCCCGCCGGCAGTGTCACCGTGCTCTGGGGAGAGCCACCCCCACGGCAGCAAGGGGCAATTCTCTGGATTGATCGCGATCGCCCCCTCGGCAGCCAATTACAAACCGCTGTCAGCTATCCCCTGCCTTAG
- a CDS encoding CHAT domain-containing tetratricopeptide repeat protein produces MKRLLRQRCCFAILLAMATTTGFCQRGLAQNEAQQLRDIMQRLDALQQRYRAAVSELDVIRKTPFGGESNNVIALTNQIEQLQKQGNYGAAVAPSRELVAIAERVLGPNHPTLAATLNNLAVTYKELGNFSEAIPLYQRSLAIREKALGANHPDVATSLNNLANLYTDQGNYGEALPLYQRALAIREQALGKTHPDVGLSVHNLAVMYHLQGSLTTALPLYQRSLGLLEPTLGAEHPLVATVLNNLAELYRAQGNYGAALPLYQRSLAIREKVLGTDHPDVATSLNNLAELYRVQGNYGAALPLYQRSIALRQRTLGGEHPYLALSLANLAKSYWAQGTINEALTALNRALDIEEVNLSRNLVVGSEEYKRNYLATFQDSTNTAISFHLQGNPQNPAVANLALTTILRRKGRLLDVLAATASRLRNQLDVSGQQQLDELIRVRTQIASLTFVRDRPPPASQISQLEQRANQLEAQLVSQNANFRLEVTPVTLSAVQQAIPANAVLLEFIEYVPYNPKTNRWEAPRYALYALKNRGAPQWRDLGTVADLDTVIKAARQRMADPRLPATATKPSLKAAYERLLAPLEPFLAGSTHLLVAPDGQLNTLPFEALVDRQDRYLVQSYTITLLTSGRDLLRLQQRGKPANPPLVVGNPTFSQGSGRAVAGSQRGVNPRSLDLRSLTFTELPGTATEVKTLSSLLPQAQVLTGSDATETAVKETRRPRVLHLATHGFFLESPPVSPQVLQNTRGLNAYVPFGGENPLLRSGLALAGFNQRQSGVDDGVLTAFEVTGINLDGTELVVMSACDTGRGDILNGDGVYGLRRAFTLAGARTQVSSLWKVDDTTTQQLMVAFYQNLAAGKGRSEALRQAQLQLMNDPSKQIPYFWAAFVSSGEWRPLP; encoded by the coding sequence ATGAAACGGTTGTTGAGGCAGCGGTGTTGTTTCGCGATTCTGTTGGCGATGGCCACAACCACCGGATTTTGCCAGCGGGGACTCGCCCAAAACGAAGCTCAACAGTTGCGCGATATTATGCAGCGGTTGGATGCCCTGCAACAGCGCTATCGTGCCGCCGTCAGTGAACTAGACGTGATTCGCAAAACGCCCTTTGGCGGTGAGAGTAACAATGTCATTGCCCTCACCAATCAGATTGAGCAGTTGCAAAAACAGGGGAATTATGGCGCAGCGGTGGCACCCTCGCGGGAATTGGTGGCGATCGCCGAACGGGTTCTAGGCCCCAATCACCCCACTCTTGCTGCAACCTTAAATAACCTCGCCGTCACCTACAAAGAACTGGGCAACTTTAGTGAGGCGATTCCCCTCTATCAGCGCAGCTTGGCCATCCGTGAAAAAGCCCTTGGCGCCAATCACCCTGATGTTGCCACCAGCCTCAATAACCTCGCTAACCTCTACACCGATCAAGGCAACTATGGCGAGGCCTTACCCCTCTATCAACGCGCCCTTGCGATTCGTGAACAAGCCCTTGGCAAGACCCATCCCGATGTGGGCTTGAGTGTGCACAACTTGGCAGTGATGTACCATTTGCAGGGCAGCCTAACCACCGCCTTGCCCCTCTACCAGCGCAGTCTTGGCCTACTCGAACCTACCTTAGGAGCAGAGCATCCCCTTGTGGCAACAGTGTTGAATAACCTTGCCGAACTCTATCGTGCTCAAGGGAATTATGGCGCAGCGCTTCCCCTCTATCAACGCAGTTTGGCGATCCGTGAAAAGGTGCTGGGGACAGATCATCCGGATGTGGCTACGAGCCTTAACAACTTGGCTGAACTCTATCGAGTCCAAGGCAATTACGGGGCGGCGCTGCCCCTCTATCAACGCAGTATTGCCCTGCGGCAGCGTACCCTTGGTGGCGAGCATCCCTACTTGGCCCTCAGTCTTGCCAATTTAGCAAAATCCTACTGGGCGCAGGGGACGATCAATGAGGCCTTAACGGCGCTCAACCGTGCCCTTGACATTGAAGAGGTCAACCTTAGCCGTAATCTAGTGGTTGGTTCCGAGGAATATAAACGCAACTATCTGGCCACGTTTCAAGACTCCACCAACACCGCTATTTCCTTCCATTTGCAGGGGAATCCCCAGAATCCAGCGGTGGCCAACCTAGCCTTGACAACCATTTTGCGCCGTAAAGGTCGGTTGTTGGATGTTTTAGCGGCAACGGCCAGTCGCCTACGCAATCAACTGGATGTCTCGGGGCAGCAGCAACTGGATGAATTGATTCGTGTGCGAACCCAGATTGCCAGTCTCACCTTTGTGCGCGATCGCCCACCCCCGGCCAGCCAAATTAGCCAACTGGAACAGCGGGCCAACCAACTGGAAGCCCAACTGGTGAGCCAAAATGCCAACTTCCGTTTGGAAGTTACCCCCGTCACCCTCAGTGCGGTGCAGCAAGCAATTCCCGCCAATGCCGTGCTGCTGGAGTTTATTGAATATGTGCCCTACAACCCGAAAACCAACCGCTGGGAAGCCCCCCGCTATGCCCTCTATGCCCTGAAAAATAGGGGTGCCCCCCAATGGCGAGACTTGGGGACAGTCGCTGATCTGGATACGGTCATCAAAGCCGCACGCCAGCGGATGGCGGATCCCAGATTGCCCGCTACGGCAACGAAGCCCTCTTTGAAAGCAGCCTATGAGCGCCTCTTGGCTCCTCTGGAACCCTTCCTCGCGGGCAGTACCCATCTCCTAGTCGCCCCCGATGGCCAGTTGAACACCCTGCCCTTTGAGGCCTTGGTGGATCGCCAGGATCGCTATCTGGTGCAGTCCTATACAATCACCCTGCTGACCTCAGGCCGCGACTTACTGCGGCTACAACAGCGGGGCAAACCTGCAAATCCCCCCTTGGTGGTGGGTAATCCTACGTTTAGTCAAGGGAGTGGTCGTGCCGTGGCAGGGAGCCAGCGGGGGGTAAACCCGCGATCGCTGGATTTGCGCAGCCTGACATTTACAGAACTGCCGGGAACAGCCACCGAGGTGAAAACTCTGAGCAGTCTCTTGCCTCAGGCGCAAGTGCTCACAGGCAGCGATGCCACGGAAACGGCAGTCAAAGAAACCCGACGCCCCCGCGTTCTCCACTTGGCTACCCACGGATTTTTCTTGGAAAGTCCGCCCGTCTCTCCCCAAGTCCTGCAAAATACCCGTGGCCTTAATGCCTATGTCCCCTTTGGCGGTGAAAATCCCCTCTTGCGCTCTGGCCTTGCGTTAGCGGGCTTCAATCAACGGCAGAGTGGGGTAGATGATGGGGTGTTAACGGCCTTTGAAGTCACCGGCATCAACCTCGATGGCACCGAGTTAGTGGTAATGTCCGCCTGTGATACGGGGCGGGGCGATATTCTCAATGGCGATGGCGTCTATGGATTGCGGCGAGCCTTTACCTTGGCGGGGGCGCGCACCCAAGTGAGTTCCCTTTGGAAGGTGGATGACACGACGACCCAACAACTGATGGTGGCCTTTTATCAAAATCTGGCGGCTGGTAAGGGACGCAGTGAAGCCCTACGGCAAGCGCAGTTGCAGTTAATGAATGATCCCAGTAAGCAAATTCCCTACTTTTGGGCTGCCTTTGTCAGCAGTGGTGAGTGGCGTCCGCTGCCCTAA